From Abyssibius alkaniclasticus:
AGGCCGCCGTCTCGACCGGCCTTTCACTTGCTTTTCTGAATTTCGGCCAGTCGTTCCTGATTACCATCGGGCTGAGCGCAGTCATGATCATGGCCGCGCTTGGCGTGCAGAACGGCACGTTGACAGTGGGCGAGTTTGTGGGCGTAAACGCCTATATGGTGCAGCTCGTCATGCCGCTCAACTTTCTGGGCACGGTCTATCGTGAAATCCGGCAGGCGCTGGTCGATATGGGCGAAATGTTCGACCTGCTCGAACAACCCGCCGAGGTGGCCGATGCGCCGAATGCGCCCGATTTGAAGGTGAGCGCCGGCAAGATCGAGTTTGACGATGTCCATTTCGGCTATGATGCCAATCGCGAGGTGCTGCACGGGGTCAGCTTTACCGTCGCGCCGGGCCAAACGCTGGCCGTGGTCGGGCCATCGGGCGCGGGCAAGTCAACCATCGGGCGGTTGCTGTTTCGCTTTTACGATGTCACCAAGGGCGGATTGCTGGTTGACGGGCAGGATGTGCGCAGCATCGCCCAGACCAGCCTGCGCGCCCAGATTGGCGTCGTGCCGCAAGATACGGTGCTGTTCAACGACACGATCGGCTATAACATTGCCTATGGCCGCCACGGTGCCAGCCAGGCCGAGGTGGAAGAGGCCGCCAAGGCTGCGCAGATCCATGACTTTATTGCCAGCCTGCCGCATGGCTATGAAACGCAAGTGGGCGAACGCGGCCTGAAACTTTCCGGTGGTGAAAAGCAGCGCGTGGGCATTGCCCGCACCTTGCTGAAAAACCCGCCGATCTTGCTGCTGGACGAGGCGACATCGGCGCTGGATAGCGATACGGAATCCGACATTCTGGAAAGTCTGCGCGCAATGGGGCAGGGGCGCACGGTCATTACCATCGCGCACCGGCTTTCAACCATTTCCCATGCCGATGAAATTATCGTGCTGGATGGCGGTCAGGTTGCCGAGCGTGGCACCCATGAAACGCTTTTGGCGCTGAACGCACGCTATGCCCGCATGTGGCTGCGCCAGCAGTCCGAAGAAGATGGGGATTTGACCGCCACCGCCGCCCAATAACGGCACGGCGCGAAATGGTCTTTGCATTTGCGTGCCAAAATAGTATGCATCGCACGCTTGGCCGGGCAGGGTGAACCCCGCGGCTCAACAGGGGTAATCCCGCCAGGCAAACAGGCGGGGCAACCCAAAGTTAGGCAGGAGTGCTAGGTGAGCAACACAGATTCATTTATCGACGAAGTCAGCGAAGAGGTTCGGCGCGACCGGCTGTTCAAGGTCTACAAGAAATATGGCTGGATTCTCGTTGTTCTGGTGGTTGCCATTGTCGGCGGTGCGGCCTGGAACGAATATTCCAAAGCCAACCGGATTGCCCAATCCGAAGCTGCGGGCCGCGCCTTGCAGGCGGCGAACGAGGCGGGCGATGCCGCTTTGCTGAACGATCTGGCCAACAGCAATTCCGACACGGCGGTGATTGCACAGCTCCAGCAGGCCGCCATTCTGGCCGGGGCTGATGATGCCGAAGGCGCCAAAGCCATTCTTTCAGGCATTTCCACCAGC
This genomic window contains:
- a CDS encoding ABCB family ABC transporter ATP-binding protein/permease → MQKPAPVKAYSGLQIMRKVVPYLWPKGQLWVKRRVVLAMAALLVAKLATVATPLFFMAAVDALAPDGAASEGGFLLAIGAIGLVVAYGFMRVAAVGFNQLRDAVFARVGQRALRRLALETFQHMHALSLRYHISRKTGALSRIIERGVKGVDFLLRFLLFSMGPLVLELLMVGVILLVVFNVWYMLVVAVTIALYVWFTFAVTEWRVAIRRRMNERDQDANQKAIDALLNYETVKYFNAEAREAGRYDNSMEGYEKAAVSTGLSLAFLNFGQSFLITIGLSAVMIMAALGVQNGTLTVGEFVGVNAYMVQLVMPLNFLGTVYREIRQALVDMGEMFDLLEQPAEVADAPNAPDLKVSAGKIEFDDVHFGYDANREVLHGVSFTVAPGQTLAVVGPSGAGKSTIGRLLFRFYDVTKGGLLVDGQDVRSIAQTSLRAQIGVVPQDTVLFNDTIGYNIAYGRHGASQAEVEEAAKAAQIHDFIASLPHGYETQVGERGLKLSGGEKQRVGIARTLLKNPPILLLDEATSALDSDTESDILESLRAMGQGRTVITIAHRLSTISHADEIIVLDGGQVAERGTHETLLALNARYARMWLRQQSEEDGDLTATAAQ
- a CDS encoding tetratricopeptide repeat protein, producing the protein MSNTDSFIDEVSEEVRRDRLFKVYKKYGWILVVLVVAIVGGAAWNEYSKANRIAQSEAAGRALQAANEAGDAALLNDLANSNSDTAVIAQLQQAAILAGADDAEGAKAILSGISTSNDVPGIYRDLALLKLLMLDAANMPDTDVLAALDALATPGAPFRLLALEQRALHYVRKGETDAAITTLAEIVNAADASDALRQRAQELTIALGGSLDAANNG